One Lactobacillus sp. CBA3606 DNA segment encodes these proteins:
- a CDS encoding amino acid permease, which produces MRASQRLLVKKAVNPANFNKGGLAKTLNAFSLTMMGVGAIVGSGIFITPGIIAAKYAGPAAMLSFVIAAVVCSLAALCYAEFSSTIPLAGSAYTYVYTVFGEFLAWILGWSLISEYLFAVSSVAVSWSAYFQNLLRGFGLALPTYLSAAVGTAGVQHAGFNLIAFVVVLAISLLLVGGLQSSTRVNSIMVIVKILVIVLFIGVAIFFVRPANYQPFMPHGAHGLVKGASLAFYAYIGFDAVSTASEEVKNPKHDMPIGIIGSLVVASILYVAMATVLVGVVHYTQLNVGDPVAYALSVIHQNWAAGIVSLGAVVGMTTVLIVMLYGGTRLLFAISRDGLLPRTFRTLSPKTKVPVKSTWIFGVIASIFAAVIPLDKIAELVNIGTLFAFAMVSIGVIFLRRHETLQQIESSFKVPFYPVLPIVSFLACLYLMLNLQAFTWKMFGIWLAIGLVIYFTYSFRHSKIRAALRAKE; this is translated from the coding sequence ATGCGAGCGTCACAACGATTATTGGTTAAAAAAGCAGTTAATCCGGCCAACTTTAATAAGGGCGGCCTAGCTAAAACGTTAAATGCTTTTAGTTTAACGATGATGGGGGTCGGCGCAATTGTTGGATCAGGGATTTTTATTACGCCAGGGATTATTGCGGCGAAGTATGCTGGTCCCGCCGCAATGCTATCATTTGTGATTGCCGCCGTAGTCTGTTCCTTAGCGGCGCTATGTTATGCTGAGTTTTCGTCGACGATTCCATTAGCCGGTAGTGCCTATACGTATGTTTATACGGTCTTCGGTGAATTTTTAGCGTGGATTTTAGGCTGGTCACTGATTTCAGAATATTTATTTGCCGTATCTTCGGTGGCGGTTAGTTGGTCGGCCTATTTTCAAAATTTATTACGGGGATTTGGTCTAGCTTTGCCGACCTATTTATCGGCTGCCGTTGGGACCGCTGGCGTCCAGCATGCTGGTTTTAACCTCATCGCTTTTGTGGTCGTTTTAGCGATTTCACTATTATTAGTGGGCGGGTTACAATCTTCCACGCGAGTTAATTCGATCATGGTCATTGTTAAGATTTTAGTGATCGTGCTTTTTATTGGCGTGGCAATTTTCTTTGTCCGGCCAGCTAATTATCAGCCGTTTATGCCGCATGGCGCGCATGGCCTAGTCAAAGGTGCATCGTTAGCCTTTTATGCGTATATCGGTTTTGACGCTGTTTCAACGGCTTCTGAAGAAGTTAAAAATCCTAAACATGATATGCCAATTGGCATCATTGGCTCGCTTGTCGTAGCGTCGATTCTCTACGTGGCGATGGCGACAGTCTTGGTCGGCGTGGTTCATTATACCCAATTAAATGTTGGCGACCCAGTGGCCTACGCTTTAAGTGTGATTCATCAAAATTGGGCCGCCGGCATCGTGTCATTAGGTGCGGTGGTTGGGATGACGACTGTGCTCATCGTGATGCTTTATGGTGGGACCCGGTTATTGTTTGCGATTAGTCGCGATGGGTTATTACCACGAACTTTTAGAACCTTGAGTCCCAAGACCAAGGTTCCCGTTAAGAGCACGTGGATTTTTGGGGTAATCGCCAGTATCTTTGCGGCGGTGATTCCGCTTGATAAGATTGCTGAATTAGTCAATATCGGGACCTTGTTTGCTTTTGCAATGGTTTCAATCGGGGTTATTTTCTTACGACGACATGAAACGTTGCAACAAATTGAGAGTTCCTTTAAAGTGCCCTTTTATCCCGTGTTACCGATTGTCTCTTTCTTAGCGTGTCTCTATTTAATGCTCAATTTACAAGCTTTTACGTGGAAAATGTTTGGTATTTGGTTAGCTATTGGCCTCGTGATTTACTTTACGTATAGTTTTCGGCATTCAAAGATTCGCGCCGCTTTACGCGCCAAAGAGTAA
- a CDS encoding ECF transporter S component has translation MKQRSNAYHISVLAVLIAIVIIQNIVPFFGYIPIMGLSLTTIHITVIIAAVILGPRDGAIIGGAWGLLDWIRAFVAPTSPLAPLVFTNPLVSVLPRILIGVVAGWVFIWFRRHKKTTLGLTLAGIAGSLTNTLLVLGLIGLLYRQQAAGFYQVDLAKLMPYLLTIVGTNGVPEAILAGLLTPLIGLPLLRFRHAA, from the coding sequence ATGAAGCAACGATCAAACGCCTATCATATTAGTGTATTAGCCGTGTTAATTGCGATTGTTATCATTCAAAATATTGTGCCATTTTTCGGGTATATTCCGATTATGGGGTTAAGTTTAACGACGATTCATATTACAGTAATTATCGCCGCAGTCATTTTGGGCCCACGCGATGGCGCAATTATTGGCGGTGCTTGGGGCTTGCTTGATTGGATTCGTGCCTTTGTAGCGCCAACCAGCCCGTTAGCGCCATTGGTTTTTACAAATCCTTTGGTGTCAGTGTTGCCGCGGATTTTGATTGGGGTGGTCGCTGGCTGGGTCTTTATCTGGTTTCGGCGGCACAAAAAAACAACTTTGGGGCTAACGCTAGCTGGTATTGCCGGGTCGTTAACGAACACGTTATTAGTTTTAGGCTTAATTGGCCTGTTGTATCGGCAACAGGCAGCGGGCTTCTACCAGGTTGATCTTGCCAAGCTAATGCCATATTTATTAACGATTGTTGGGACAAACGGGGTCCCGGAAGCAATTTTGGCCGGTCTTTTGACCCCCTTAATTGGATTACCGCTACTACGATTTCGCCATGCGGCTTAA